The segment ctgggtgagaaaggagcggcactcagtgggctgcccggagtagcaaggtgggttattaaccctaggttctggaggctcggcaggccaggaagtaacaggtggcacgagacgaagactctggaactgtccagagaggtcggaaacctgagcggccaggctctccacggcatggcgagcagcagacaattcctgctcgtgtctgccgagcatggctccttggatctcgacggcagtgttacgagcgtctgtagtcgctgggtccattccttggtcggatccttctgtcatgcaggtgaatgaggacccaaaagcgacttggcgaaaacagagtatttaatccagaataaactttacaaaacaaaaagcataatactacacgtaaagacaagaacagactggagacttgatcgagaactgcaggttgcctcgggaaggcacttgaacctagcagactcagacacctgctcaccacgcagcatctgagggaaacacgacacgacagggcaaaacatagacacagcacggtgaattataaatgaggatccgacagggcaggtacgggaaacaaggagagaaatagggactctaatcagggaaaaggatcgggaacaggtgtgggaagactaaatgatgattaggggaataggaacagctgggagcaggaacggaatgatagagagaagagagagcgagagagtgagagagggagggggagagagagggatagaaagagggaaagaacctaataagaccagcagagggaaacgaatagaatgggaagcacagggacaagacatgataataaatgacaaaacatgacacaaatgaagaccattatcccagaaaaactagacccactccaatttggataccgctcaaacagatccacagatgatgcaatctctattgcactccacactgccctttcccacctggacaaaaggaacacctacgtgagaatgctattcattgactacagctcagcgttcaacaccatagtgccctcaaagctcatcactaagctaaggatcctgggactaaacacctccatctgcaactggatcctggacttcctgataggccgcccccaggtggtaagggtaggtaacaacacatccgccacgctgatcctcaacacaggggcaccTCAAGGGTGTGTaatcagtcccctcctgtactccctgttcactcatgcacggccaggcacgactccaacatcatcattaaatttgccgatgacacaacagtggtaggcctgatcaacgacaatgataagacagcctacagggaggaggccaGAGACCTGGCCTTGTGGTGTGAGGAcaagaacctctccctcaacgtgatcaagacaaaggacatgattgtggactacaggaaaaagaggaccgagcacccccccattctcatcgacggggatgcagtgattatccaacttgaataaacgcttggaggtaaggatgacagcaatTGTTTATTCTAAGGcaatacggatatcacttattattgatatctatgcagcacattgatgtgaatcacattgctgttctctcatttagctattcgCGCCTTATGGATTGTGGAtgatgtggatggctgttcaTAAACgcaaatgtgtatttgaacccaatactgattgaattcaagaagtttaagttGCCTATCAATCATcatttttgaaaccagtggacagccagagAAAATGCACTCTTGCAAaagctgcacagtgcagatcccagcctatggaataaaagtggggcttttattgctcaatcaataatcaataattgatgataaaaaaataatggacacatgctcaaacttgtACACTTTTGATAATCTGTAGTTACTACATACatacagtcaaaactgttcgctgctctggccccccaatggtggaacaaactccctcacgacaccaggacagcggagtcaatcaccaccttccggagacacctgaaaccccacctctttaaggaatacctaggataggataagtaatccttctcaccacccccccccctttaagatttagatgcactattgtaaagtgactgttccactggatgccataaggtgaatgcaccaatttgtaagtcgctctggataagagcgtctgctaaatgacttaaatgtaaatgtaaatgtaatgtatttgaAATATTAACGGGATAGATCACCAAAGTTACAAAATGATTACGCACTACTTTTTAGAAGCAATAACACTGTAGGTTTCATTTTGATAGGGGTGAGTAATTATGAGGGTTTTTAAATCTCATGGTTTATCATCAGTCACATTAGTCCTTTAGATGACTTAGCCAAGTCATATTTATACTGTTGTATAATCAAAACAACAGTATAAACACATACTCTCTTAGTCACTGGGCTAAACgtttagcatttcactgttagtctacacctgttgtttacgaagcatgtgacaaataacatttgatttgacttaaaAAATGCCTGTTTTAAATGACGGTTAGAGAGGCTGTGCTTTTAATGACGCCACTATAACAAACCATAAACAGGATCAACTCAAATATAACCTGATCTGGAATGCAAGTATTTACTGCAAGACAAAGAGAGCATGGACACACCCTGCCATTCAATGAAATGCCACGGACAGTGTAATAGAAAATGGACTTAGATAACTTAAACCATTGATACATGCATGGTATATGAAGGCATACTGTTCACAAAAACACAAGAGAGGACAAGGAATGTTTTGTATTCATTTGAGTTGCATGTTATGCAACTTTAGTGTATAGACTACTACTATTAATCACACAAACGCTATTAAGGCTAAGGATGATGCTATTAATATGGACAATACTTTTTTAGACAGCATATTCTACAGAGAATTTTTATATTTGCTAAAGCAGCTACCATGAAAGGTCAGGTCACACAGGGACATGCAGGAAGGGCGTGgcgtagagagagatgagggagaggagaaagaggagggaacaGGGAAGGGCAGAGAGAAGGATGGAATCAAGGGGAGTGTCACAGGCCAGGTGCTGTTCTATATAAGCTCCTTCCCTTTCCACCCCCTCCGCACCTGACAGATTCTCCTATTCTACACACAGGTAAGACCGACAGGAAACTGAATACATTCTTAGACTAAACCTTAAAAGATAATACAGTAACTGTTATCAATTTAACATGTCTATTCTTCATTTTGTAAGTGCTTACTTACATAGTCCTCTTCATTCCTGTAAAGAACATAAGGCCTTCCACATGTAAGCTACTTGCCTAGTACTTATAATAGTTTCTACCCCCAGGATCACCATCAACCTCAGACACCATGGCACAGCCCACATCTCTGGAAGCCTCCCTGAGAGCCATCATCATGACATTCCACAAGCACGCTGGTAGTGGAGATGCCAAGACCCTCAACAAAAAAGAGCTAACCAACCTCATCAAGGCAGAGCTGCCCAACATCGCTGGGGTGAGTCATTGCAACACCTCGGGCCAGTTTCCCgaacacagattaagcctatCGTCCTGGACTAAAAATAACTTTCAATGAAGAGTATCTATTAAGGTAGCTAGCAGATTGTAAGGGGCTAATGTGATGCTCGCAAGCCTGAGCAATTCCAGTCCTTGTGGgcttgattggtgtcacacttttcccctatccctagcaaacacacctgattaaaaaaaaaaaatgtttttaactgaagatcatgattagctgcttattggagtcaggtgtgttagggCAAAAGTGTGTGCCCAGTCCTGCGAGAGGATAGGTACTGTTTGGCGTAGCACAGAGAATATTCAACCAACCTTAATTTAGGCAATTGTATCTTTCTCGATTCAGGCCAAACATGTGTCTTCAAAAATGTCCGTGTCCAGTTGCAGACGGTCTGTTTCAATTTAGAAAATACTCCATTATTAAAATGTTTTGCTCCATGAAGTAATCCAACAATGTGTACACCACCGTCTTTTATTTTTCAAATCTTCTCTCATTGATCGAGACCGATGAGTGTCATCGTAACACTTTGGGGTGGACCCACCTGTCTCAATCAATGAGAAAAGATTTGAAAAAGAAAAGATGGCGACGAACACATTGTTAGATTACTTCATGGAGCAAAACATTATTATAATTCCGGATTTTATAAATTCAAACAAACCAATTGGACTCTGACAGTTTGGAATTGGTTGAAAATTCTCTGTGCTACGCCAAACAATCTGTATCTGGGAAACTGGCCCCTCTTGAGATAGTAAATGCTATTCTAATGCCACCTTTTATTGTTAgagatacttcaggattttggcaactAAGCCCTTTATTTACTTTCCCAGTGTCCGATTATCTCATGGATactatttttatgtctctgcatccagtgcgaaggaagttagaggtagcaAATTCTAACTAGCATTACCGCAATGATTagaagtctatggtatctactagcatgctagcagttcCTTTAAACTGTACGCAGAGACATAGAAATTGTGCCAACGAGTTCATCTAACTATGGGTTCTAGATAAAGGTGTTCaatgccaaaatcctgaagtaacCCTTTAAGTGTTGCGATTTGAATAAAAACAATTTAATGCTTTGTTTGATTGAACTTTGACTGATTCCATATTTGCATGGTCTCAGACATTCAGTGCGAATgacaattaaatacagaaatgttAAGGTATTGTCTTTCTTTACTTGTGATCCTACTAcatgaaaaatctgtcaatgtgcccttgagcaaggcacttaaccctaattgctcctgtaaattgctctggataacagtgtctgctaaatgactaaaatgtaaatgatcCTATATTACATTTGCATGAGCAGAAGGGTGGTCCTGAAGTAGATGACCTGATGACGATGCTGGACCAGGATGCTGACGGCTCCGTGGACTTCAAGGAGTACATTATCCTGATTGGATCCCTTGCCTACACATGCAACTGTGCCCTGTTGAGGagtatgtgattggatgttaagaCCTGCCTGCTTCCATCTGCTTTGTACATTACATTCTACATTAATAAATGGCAGTTTAATTTTAATTTGGTTTTTCGGGTGTttactttgagtgttttgtgtgAATAAGGGTTTTGTATGTGGAAGAATGTTTCTCCCATAGTTGCACTGGTTATCTGGTAGATGACTGAAACGTTTACGCCATTTcaggtcacaacttgcagacttgtttacgtgttgctgtgcgttttgttgccaaccttactttgctacctgacaactttacagtttttactttttaattaccgtttatttttttcattcaactgtttcactccggacgctttatctggacgtggtttgtcaggacctccaacagccgacgctaagtagtaacattaacatgatgccttctaattgtagtcgctgtactcataatatacaggagaacgatcgccttgcggctaggatagctgtgctgcaagctcagcttcagatgcaatcgttaggcaagggtaatttcagtgtaggaaaggatgaaacagcatctgtgccaccagtaaatacagatagtaacgttagtataaatcccctcgcacggtccccgcagccggacaactttctcatggtttCCGGAGGgtaatgctgtaggaatgctcaaccggtgtcgctcattcagcagacaaaatttcaaccggttttccccaatAAGCAACTGGTTTTCCCCAATAAGCAGCGAGTCGCAgtctgaggccgagccttctcttgtctctactcctcccgttacggggtcagAGACGCCGAcacttcccaccattagctctgacaaattgaaaactctagtcattggcgactccattacccgcagtattagacttaaaatgactcatccagcgatcatacactgtttaccagggccaggcctaccgacgttaaggctaatctgaagatggtgctggctaaagctaaaactggtgaGTAGAGATACTGTTATCCACGTTGGCACCAATGATGTTAGgaagaaacagtcagaggtcaccaagcgcaacatagcttcagagtataaatcagctagaaagatttgtcggcatcgagtaattgtctctggccccctcccagttaggggaagtgatgagctctacagcagtctcacaactcaatcgctggttgaatttagttttctgcccctcccaacagtttgtagataattggccctctttctgggactctcccacaaacaggaccaaggagtgacggactccatcctagctggaggggtgctctcctcttatctaccaacatagacagggctctaactcctctagctccacaatgaaatagggtgcaggccaggcatcaggctgttagccagcctgccagcttagtggagtctgccactagcacagtcagtgtagtcagctcagttaTCCCCATTGAGAGAGTGTCTGTGCCtcaacctaggttgggcaaaaataaacatggcggtgttcgccttagcaatctcactaggataaagacctccattccagtcattattgaaagagatcgtgatacctcacttctcaaaatagggctacttaatgttagatcccttacctCAAatgcaattatagtcaatgaactaatcactgataataatcttgatgtgattggcctgactgaaacatggcttaagcctgaagAATTTactgttaaatgaggcctcacctcctggtaacactagtgaccatatcccccgtgcatcccacaaaggcggaggtgttgcgaacatttacgatagcaaattttaatttacaaaaaaaagacgttttcgtcttttgagcttctagtcatgaaatctatgcagcctactcaatcactttttatatctactgtttacaggcctcctgggccatatacagcgttcctcattgagttccctgaattccaatcggaccttgtagtcatagcagataatattctattTTTTTGGTGATTTGCATTCAAAGAACATCATACCTACTATGAAGCATGGGTGTGGAAACATGatttggggctgtgtttctgcaaagggaccaggacgactgatccgtgtaaaggaaagaatgaatggggccatgtatcgtgagattttgagtgaaaacctccttccatcagcaagggcattgaagatgaaacgtggctgggtctttcagcatgacaatgatcccaaacacaccaccctggcaatgaaggagtggcttcgtaagaagcatttcaaggtcctggagtggcctagccagtctccagatctcaaccccatagaaaatctttggagggagttgaaagtctgtgtggcccagcaacagccccaaaacatcactgctatagaggagatctgcatggaggaatgggccaaaataccagcaacaatgtgtgaaaaccttgtgaagacttactgaaaacgtttgacctctgtcattgccaacaaagggtatataacaaagtattgccGATAAACtattgttattgaccaaatacttattttccaccataatttgcaaataaattcattaataatcctacgatgtgattttctggatttcttttcttattttgtctgtcatagttgaagtgtacctatgatgaaaatgacaggcctctatcatctttttaagtgggagaacttgcacaattggtggctgactaaatacttttttgccccactgtaggtgacCAAGAAGTAGGCCTATTTACTAAAAAGTGTAGACATTTTACAATCAGAGTTCTTTGTAGTATGTTAAACACCATAGTTTAATGCTTAGCAAAGGTATGGAGAGCATATTGTATAGTTCTCACCGGTAACGCAATGAATGCTGGGGAGTATTTTTGAACTAATAATGTATTCTTCTTTTGTTTTTGCtcaatctgattgggtgggcTTGGcggggcctggctccccagtgggtgagcCTGTGTCCACCCAGGCCTATGCCCCTGGCTGCTTATAAGGCAAAAGACCCAAACAGAGATCAATGTTTGGAAAGCTGATTGTTTCGCATGCGTTTATGAACATTGCAATCCCACCTGTGTGGCTAACAGGGATGTTGGCTACTACCAATGACATGTATACTGATATAATATAATTTTTGAACTGAAGAATaacattcattcctatggaggacagGTCATTCTAATGAGAACCAATATGGCTTCAGGGCCTCTCATTGAACAaaacatagcatcagcaatctaGTGTTTATATAGATCATTGGCTAGGCCTACTACAGTGCTCTTTTTATTCTGTTTGTGAAGCAGTAGCAATTTCCTATGTAAAATATCTGATTAATTTAATTGCAATAAATGATTTTAGAGACCACTCTTTTTAAACAGGGTTTATTGTGCATGGTGTGACTACTGCAGCCCTTCTCACCAACGCCCCATTATATTACATACCGTGTATAGCAGAGACAGAGGCCCCGAATCGGCAGATTTTCCGAGTTGCGCTTCGATAAAGGAAGGTTGGGAGACATCTGGGCGCTCGGGGAGTCACATTAACGCATCATCTGGCACCATTTGGAAcagtgtgtgtatttttgtggtCGTTTCCGTTTAATTTCATTACAAATTCAATGTCTCTCTTCCATTTGGATTCATTTTTCTATCGTGAACTGCTATAGCCCTACAGTACGTGCGTGTGTCCAGTTTCAGTAATCTTATCACTCAAAACTGATGCGATATTAGGGCTAGGCCTACTCCATCTAAATAGCAGTTATGAATTTTTATTTTGCAGTATTTGCCTTTATGGCACCTTGCATTTTTGTGATAGTAACGGTAGGGGTACCATGTATAATTCATCGAAGGAGGCAAGAGTCGGATTTGAAAACGCTCACTTCTATGATGGATGCTCTGGTTCGTATTAGTGAGTATACTGTGTCTGTGGTCATGTCAGCGTGTTTTGTCTGTGTTAACATGTTTTGTTATAGCCTATGACATTTTACAGGCTGATGATGATGCATGCTGGCAGTAAAGCCAAGGCTACCAGAAACAGATTGCTACCATTTTTTTTTCAGGTGTCTGATTTGTCCGCATTTTTGCCCTGTTGGACCACTCTTATTATGCTTTATATCCTCACAAcaacatggactctacaaggtgtcgaaagcgttccacagggatgtttcccaatgttgactccaatgcttccctcaGATGTCaaattgtctggatgtcctttgggtggtggaccattcttgatacacatggggaaactgttgagcgtgaaaaacccagcagcattgcagttcttgacacactgaaaccggtgcacctggcacctactatcataccccaaATGGAATGTTCCTTTAAGCCTAGTGCACACCAACTGCCGTTACGGAAATCCATTCATTACAATGGGAGGCAATGTGCACTGCTGCGACTCATCTGCCGGACTAGGTTGCAGTGTATGAAGTGTCGCATGCGTGGAATTTTTCCAACTTGCTTTGCCATGCTGTATCAGAAACAGAAGTAGATAAACCACAGAAGAAGGTGCTAACGTGTAGTATGATTATTTTTGTTGTGATGCGGTGCATGGTTTGCGACAGTTATGTACCGTATGGCAATGTAATGATGCAGCCTGTGATGTAGTGGTAAGAAAATAGGTGGGTAATGTCACGCTGGTATAAAGGATTTGGAGACAGGCACAGGAATACACAATAGGGTTTTTTATTAATATAcacaaaacaaacacgtatacaaaaacaCTGGGCTGTACCCAAACAAAATAGCGAGGGTAAACCTTGTTGAACGACACGGGCCGATAAGCATAAGACACAATTTATAAAGCACGCAGTATTACCGCTGCACCACCGCGTAGGTACCCACACAACCAAAGGACATGGGAACAGTAActgacagagggaacagagggcacatatatagcatactaatcaggggaaatgggaaccaggtgtgcttaatcagacaagacagtccggggtttATGACAATGAAACCTGTTCAGTGAAGCCTAGAAAACCGGTGAGTAGACCTTTGGAACTGgagaacagaatgagcagcagtaacGGGGATCCTTTACAGGTAAACTCTGATCGAGGTGAAAAAAGTAACACACCCTATACTTTCAATGCATTTTTCGCAAAACGTGGCttaactgtaaaaaaaaatgtaattaaataaaaGGTAGGTAGCCAAGCTAAAGCTACGTAGTGCTCGCAGGCCACTACACATagacaactacccacaatcacaggtggggaaaaaggcctgcctaagtatgatccccaatcagagacaacgatagacagctgcctttgattgggaaccacactctgcCAGAAACAAAGAAATAAAGAACTTAGAATTCcctcccaaatcacaccctgaccaaacaaatagAGACATAAGAAGGCTctctaaggccagggcgtgacatgcaCTTAGAGTTTGGACTTCTGTTTTGAAGCTATAAGACTGACAattgttcattttttattaaaagtatgtgttgtatgtgtgtgcttaGCGTGACTTTCACCCTGATATTAGCTACTAGGTAGCTACTAGGTAGCTACTTCACGCGCACCTGCGCAtaatcagactcacctggactccatcacttccctgattaccttccctatacatgtcactccctttggttccttccctaggcgttattgtttctgtttcagtttcatgtctgtgcgttgtttgtgttttttgttttgtattatgttgcgtttatttattaaaacactccctgaacttgcttcctgactctcagcgcacatcgttacagtactgtagatatgtggtggagtaggggcttgagggcacacagtgtgttgtgaaatctgtgaatgtaatgtttttaaaatgttataaactgccttaatttggccggaccccaggaagagtagctgctgatttGGCAGAtccaatggggatccataatacaaATACCCTTCACTACTCCACTGATCGTTGATGACATTTCAGTGATGTAATTTCAGTAGCTTTGACACAACCTGGTCATTTCAACTAATCTGTGAGCTAATGAGTCAGTGTACAATTTATAgtgtatgcgtgtgcgtgtgccttGAAGGAAGCAATAAGCACATGGACATTCTTTGGAAAGACTGTATCGAAGGCCTGTCAATCAAAGTAACAGCTGGGCACCACAGAGGAGAGTGGAAAACGAATAACAAGAATGTTGCTGTTGCAGCTAGCGctcagtctcacatca is part of the Oncorhynchus gorbuscha isolate QuinsamMale2020 ecotype Even-year linkage group LG09, OgorEven_v1.0, whole genome shotgun sequence genome and harbors:
- the LOC124042831 gene encoding protein S100-A1-like gives rise to the protein MAQPTSLEASLRAIIMTFHKHAGSGDAKTLNKKELTNLIKAELPNIAGKGGPEVDDLMTMLDQDADGSVDFKEYIILIGSLAYTCNCALLRSM